The following are from one region of the Kwoniella dendrophila CBS 6074 chromosome 6, complete sequence genome:
- a CDS encoding histone acetyltransferase ESA1, translating to MAPSTPSTPHGGGRAGSEGSPAPTVAAPGTYTIEDVISGVKIFVRKPLPNGQEEQRKAEILSTRPKPKPSAFAPPPPPDAPPPDPRDDTEYYVHYVEFNKRLDEWVGGSRLITDKEMEWPKTKDEDKKKKEKVGKATPGASTPTRQAGSPRPTGSLLKKAATKAASAVGKAHPLAKGTSKGKVPQKSKGKDQSDLGNDEDDDQDEDGDLSVDADGDVSMGGSDGGEIDGDGEIDLSGPQNPQAAPKVFSKKQEIEKLRTSGSMTQSHSEVSRVKNLDKLQIGKHEVETWYFSPYPIEYAHLPVLYICEFCLLYYPTFTQLKRHRSKCTLLHPPGNEIYRHDNISFFEIDGRRQRTWCRNLCLISKCFLDHKTLYYDVDPFMYYCMTIKDEFGCHLIGYFSKEKESAEGYNVACILTLPQHQRKGYGRVLIEFSYELSKVEGKLGSPEKPLSDLGLLGYRAYWQEKIVELLLNSDDEISLEEIAQKTSITHGDIMHTCQALQMIKYYKGGHIIHLTDAVLEQHRKTMSKNRRSIDPTALKWKPPVFSRAQLAFGF from the exons ATGGCTCCTTCAACGCCTTCCACTCCTCATGGCGGTGGAAGGGCTGGTAGTGAAGGTTCACCCGCGCCTACCGTTGCTGCACCTGGTACCTATACTATAGAA GATGTTATATCCGGAGTCAAAATATTTGTTCGAAAACCACTACCAAACggacaagaagaacaacGAAAAGCTGAAATCCTGTCAACACGTCCGAAACCAAAACCCTCAGCAtttgcaccaccacctccgcCTGATGCACCACCTCCAGATCCAAGAGATGATACTGAATATTATGTTCATTATGTTGAATTCAATAAACGTTTGGATGAATGGGTTGGAGGAAGTAGATTGATAACGGATAAAGAGATGGAATGGCCAAAAaccaaagatgaagataaaaagaagaaagaaaaagtagGAAAAGCTACACCCGGAGCATCGACACCAACAAGACAAGCCGGCTCACCTAGACCAACAGGTAGTTTGCTGAAAAAGGCAGCTACAAAAGCTGCTTCTGCTGTAGGAAAAGCACATCCTCTGGCAAAAGGTACATCGAAAGGAAAGGTGCCGCAGAAATCAAAGGGAAAAGACCaatcagatttaggtaatgacgaagatgatgatcaggatgaagatggtgatctatctgttgatgctgatggaGATGTTAGCATGGGAGGATCAGACGGAGGTGAGATAGATGGGGATGGTGAAATAGATTTATCCGGTCCACAAAATCCTCAAGCTGCACCTAAAGTATTTTCTAAGAAACAAGAAATTGAGAAATTACGAACATCAGGATCAATGACACAATCACATTCTGAAGTTAGTCGAGTtaaaaatttagataaattacaaattGGTAAACATGAAGTTGAAACATGGTATTTTTCACCTTATCCAATTGAATATGCACATTTACCTgtgttatatatatgtgaatTTTGTTTATTATATTATCCAACATTTACACAATTAAAAAGACATAGATCAAAATGTACATTATTACATCCACCTGGAAATGAAATTTATCGTCATGATAATATTAGtttttttgaaattgatggtaGAAGACAAAGAACTTGGTGTAGAAATTTATGTTTAATTTCAAAATGTTTTTTAGATCATAAAACATTATATTATGATGTTGATCCATTCATGTATTACTGTATGAcaataaaagatgaatttggttgtCATTTAATTGGTTAtttttcaaaagaaaaagaatctGCAGAAGGTTATAATGTAGCTTGTATTTTAACTTTACCTCAACATCAAAGAAAAGGTTATGGTAGAgttttaattgaattttcatatgaattatcaaaagttgaaggtaaattagggTCACCAGAAAAACCTTTATCGGACTTAGGTTTATTGGGTTATAGAGCTTATTGGCAAGAGAAAATCGTCGAGCTCCTGCTGAATAGCGATGATGAAATCAGTTTAGAAGAAATCGCTCAAAAAACTTCGATAACGCACGGTGATATCATGCACAC ATGTCAAGCacttcaaatgataaaatactATAAAGGTGGACATATAATACATCTTACTGATGCTGTATTAGAACAACATCGAAAAACAATGTCAAAGAATAGAAGATCTATAGATCCCACAGCATTGAAATGGAAACCACCAGTTTTCAGTCGTGCTCAGCTAGCTTTCGGGTTTTAG
- a CDS encoding trehalose-phosphatase, protein MDSMHPDPAPAPPPSLGDIQAQVTRLEAAHKAKGLPLSGRIIHVMHHLPVEIVRIVPAESLEAGGMLSPPMTPEFKPEDVEATVESADAKWRIHSRTAHPALVSGIKSLSDTHDQILVAWTGEVLLQPDTNASPQSPSQSTFPSIAQNLLAPFTQPEAPTPTSPNMPTPPNESPLMVFGGEFNDQEKKEVEAELERFTEVEQKFEEGGRLKYLPVFLPPDVSKGHYEGFCKKTLWPLFHYLLWLDSTATVPSPDPSWIAYHKTNQMFAQRVAEVYKPGDLIIVHDYHLLLAPKMIREALGQVIHPNGGWGSAHPSPAPHHANKKFDWEQSQSQQATPTQDKTKTEKLGGFLSNVGSALGQHLSVGGEHGAAPVEIMIGMFMHTPWPSSEIFRCLPTRREILDGILGANLVSFQTYSYSRHFVSTCIRVCGYESTPGGVEANGQMTAVGYCPIGLDVKRVIHDRELPGVLPKMEALRQLYKDKKIIVGREKLDVAKGVYNKLQAFEKFLQVYPEWRNKVVLIQVTTPALSESPKLERMTAELVSHINGTYGSLDFTPVHHYHQALEKDEYFGLLSVADLALITSLRDGMNTTSMEFILCQDKTNKSPLVLSEFMGTVASFQSALQINPHDLLGVAHAINKGLNMPESEKEERHTSLLNSVVGHTSYTWAATILKQLLENVGGEHTAHQTPALDIGKFSSAYKSAKKRLMLFDYDGTLTPIVKVPSHAVPTERTLAAITTLAQDPKNVVYLISGRDGDFLEEHWGHVDNLGMSAEHGSFVKQPGDEDFTNMTEALDMSWMSEVEEIFKYYTERTTGATIEVKKASITWHYRNSDPDFGEFQCKQCLDLLESSLAPRRPIEVLVGKKNLEVRPLAVNKGEIVKRLMYENPDADLIFCAGDDKTDEDMFRSLRTVFPPGGVTASSDPIIMKPPVAVTSTLDPEEVAELKDVELHIRPDEIFATTVGPPAKKTLAGWHVTCPEEVVEALEALLESQ, encoded by the exons ATGGATTCCATGCACCCAGACCCAGCGCCAGCTCCACCACcatctttaggtgatatCCAAGCTCAAGTGACCAGACTTGAGGCAGCTCATAAAGCTAAAGGATTACCATTGTCCGGACGAATCATCCATGTCATGCACCATTTACCAGTTGAAATAGTTAGGATTGTACCTGCTGAATCATTAGAAGCTGGAGGAATGTTATCACCACCTATGACACCAGAATttaaacctgaagatgttgaagctacAGTAGAATCTGCCGATGCAAAATGGAGAATTCACTCAAGAACTGCTCATCCAGCTTTAGTGTCAGGTATaaaatctttatctgataCACACGATCAGATCTTAGTCGCTTGGACAGGTGAAGTTCTATTACAACCTGATACAAACGCTTCACCTCAATCTCCTTCACAATCAACTTTCCCTTCAATCGCTCAAAATTTATTAGCTCCTTTCACTCAACCTGAAGCTCCTacaccaacttcaccaaaTATGCCAACTCCACCAAatgaatcacctttaatGGTTTTCGGTGGTGAATTCAAcgatcaagaaaagaaagaagttgaagctgaattagaaagatttACTGAAGTTGAACAAAAATtcgaagaaggtggaagATTGAAATATCTACCTGTATTCTTACCGCCAGACGTTAGTAAAGGTCATTACGAGGGTTTCTGTAAGAAAA CTCTTTGGCCATTATTCCACTACCTTCTCTGGCTTGATTCTACTGCCACTGTACCTTCTCCAGATCCATCATGGATAGCCTATCACAAAACCAATCAAATGTTCGCTCAACGAGTTGCCGAGGTTTACAAACCTGGAGATTTGATTATCGTTCACGATTACCATCTCCTGCTAGCTCCAAAAATGATCAGAGAAGCTCTTGGTCAAGTCATTCATCCTAATGGTGGTTGGGGTTCAGCTCACCCATCCCCTGCTCCTCATCATGCTAACAAGAAATTCGATTGGGAACAAAGCCAAAGTCAACAAGCTACACCTACACAAGATAAAACAAAGACCGAAAAACTCGGTGGTTTCCTTTCTAACGTTGGTTCAGCACTCGGTCAACATTTATCGGTCGGAGGTGAACACGGTGCTGCTCCCGTAGAAATTATGATTGGAATGTTTATGCACACACCTTGGCCAAGTTCTGAGATTTTCAGATGCCTTCCTA CCCGACGAGAGATTCTTGATGGTATACTTGGAGCAAACTTGGTTTCTTTCCAGACATACTCCTATTCCCGACATTTCGTGTCCACCTGTATCAGAGTTTGTGGTTACGAATCTACCCCTGGAGGTGTAGAAGCCAACGGACAAATGACAGCTGTTGGATACTGTCCCATTGGTTTAGATGTCAAGAGAGTTATCCATGATAGAGAATTACCAGGGGTTCTTCCTAAAATGGAAGCTTTAAGACAGCTCTACAAAGATAAGAAAATTATTGTTGGTAGAGAGAAATTAGATGTCGCTAAAGGTGTCTACAACAAACTTCAAGCATTCGAGAAATTCTTACAAGTTTATCCTGAATGGAGAAATAAAGTTGTCTTGATTCAAGTCACCACTCCAGCTTTATCAGAATCACCTAAACTTGAACGAATGACTGCCGAATTAGTTAGTCATATTAACGGTACCTATGGTAGTTTAGATTTCACCCCTGTTCACCACTA CCATCAAGCacttgaaaaagatgaatatttCGGTCTCTTATCCGTTGCCGACTTAGCATTAATCACTTCTCTTAGAGACGGTATGAACACCACATCAATGGAATTCATTCTATGTCAAGATAAAACCAACAAATCACCATTAGTCTTATCAGAATTCATGGGAACAGTAGCATCATTCCAATCTGCTTTACAAATCAACCCTCATGATCTCTTAGGTGTAGCTCACGCTATCAACAAAGGACTGAACATGCctgaaagtgaaaaagaagagagacATACTAGTTTATTGAATAGTGTTGTCGGTCACACTTCTTACACTTGGGCTGCTACTATCTTGAAACAATTGTTAGAGAACGTTGGTGGTGAACATACTGCTCATCAAACTCCTGCTTTAGATATTGGTAAATTCAGTAGTGCATATAAGAGTGCTAAGAAAAGATTAATGTTATTCGATTACGAT GGAACTCTCACACCAATTGTCAAAGTACCTTCTCACGCTGTACCTACCGAAAGAACTTTAGCAGCTATTACCACATTAGCACAAGATCCTAAGAACGTTGTTTACTTGATATCAGGTAGAGATGGTGATTTCTTAGAAGAGCACTGGGGTCATGTAGATAATTTAGGAATGTCAGCTGAACACGGTTCTTTCGTTAAACAACCtggagatgaagatttcACAAATATGACTGAAGCTTTAGACATGAGTTGGATgagtgaagttgaagaaatctTCAAATACTACACCGAG CGAACAACCGGTGCCACTATCGAAGTCAAGAAAGCTTCTATTACATGGCATTACAGAAACTCTGATCCCGACTTCGG TGAATTCCAATGTAAACAATGTTTAGATTTACTTGAAAGTTCTTTAGCTCCTAGACGACCTATCGAAG TTCTCGTCGGAAAGAAAAACCTCGAAGTCCGACCTCTTGCTGTCAACAAAGGAGAGATCGTCAAGAGATTGATGTACGAGAACCCGGACGctgatttgatcttctgCGCTGGTGACGACAAG acCGATGAGGATATGTTCAGATCGTTGAGAACAGTTTTCCCACCTGGTGGAGTAACAGCATCGTCTGACCCAATAATAATGAAACCACCTGTTGCTGTGACATCAACATTAGATCCTGAAGAAGTCgcagaattgaaagatgtcGAACTACATATTAGACCAGATGAAATTTTCGCTACTACTGTTGGACCACCAGCCAAAAAGACATTAGCAGGTTGGCATGTAACTTGtcctgaagaagttgttgaagctttagaagctttattgGAGTCTCAATAA
- a CDS encoding AdoMet-dependent rRNA methyltransferase SPB1: protein MGKHDKKTGKGRLDKFYRLAKEQGYRARSAFKLVHLNRKYDLLSKSKCVIDLCAAPGGWLQVAEKYMPKGSLIIGVDLNAIKPLPHVTTFVSDITTPHCRQMLKQHMHDWKADLVMHDGAPNVGSAWVQDAFTQNELVLQSLKLATEFLIKGGNFVTKVFRSQDYNSLMWVFGQLFKSVEATKPPSSRNVSAEIFVVCRDFIAPKHIDPKFLDPKHVFKDLAPLPTSITELPETNGEASVAATQASTSSAAAAAARLAANSHAHSNVFAPEKKRRHRDGYAEGDYTLYHTATASDFIKGVDPVLLLGGMNRITFDSDEEKQWLKSRHTTSDVVANCSDLKVLGKGDFKALMKWRLAIRLEIGLDVKADPTADATEEVVVEPIDEEEQITEDLKKLQEAKSAKTKRERKRANEKKAKDLLKLQLNMTAPEDLDHNDLALKGEEEIFDLEEGELEAKRQGKSTKKSLGDIVKDADGMDLSESESESEGNDEDDEILDSDEERERKTAMLEGELDGLYETYKERMQERDTKWKVKNERNKDKNFDAWHGIKENKDSDDEGGEKGEDDESDVESEEGGWDLVQGKKAIDVDSDSDSDSDEDETEQVEKAIKPKKVKKSADFDGLTSQAKPRKNTALVTSLQETEKRAQMSRQAQLWFDQSVFKGMPDLAALDGDDEDEEDEEDESEEDVEDGDEEDEDVEMESEDEGSSTLQDEQDDDDDFEIVARDEEDDGTGWDVDDEDQDEVKKKIIKDKGLLTAEAVTLATQLVNRKITASQLIDQGFNKLSSFNKDGLPTWFLDDESKYYKPNIPITKEAVEALKARQRALDARPIKKIAEAKQRKKFKAVQRMEKAKKKADDVMTSEELGDAEKARQVRRMLSKAARGKQKAADKKIVVARGVNRGVKGRPTGVKGKYKIVDPRMRKEVRALKRIKKANKKR from the exons ATGGGTAAACACGATAAGAAAACAGGTAAAGGTCGTTTGGATAAGTTCTATAGACTTGCCAAAGAACAAGGTTATAGAGCTCGTTCCGCTTT CAAATTAGTACATTTGAATCgaaaatatgatttactatcaaaatcaaaatgtgTTATTGATTTATGTGCTGCACCTGGTGGTTGGTTACAAGTTGCAGAAAAATATATGCCTAAAGGTTCATTAATTATTGGTGTCGATTTAAATGCAATCAAACCATTACCACATGTAACAACATTTGTTTCAGATATCACAACACCACATTGTAGACAAATGTTAAAACAACATATGCATGATTGGAAAGCTGATTTAGTCATGCATGATGGTGCTCCAAATGTTGGTTCAGCTTGGGTGCAAGATGCTTTCACTCAAAATGAATTAGTTTTACAATCTTTAAAATTAGCAACAGAATTTTTGATCAAAGGTGGTAATTTCGTAACAAAAGTTTTTAGATCACAAGATTATAATTCTTTAATGTGGGTTTTTGGTCAATTGTTCAAATCAGTGGAAGCTACAAAACCTCCTTCTTCCAG AAACGTATCTGCAGAAATTTTCGTTGTTTGTCGAGATTTCATTGCCCCTAAACACATTGATCCCAAATTCTTAGATCCTAAACATGTATTCAAAGACCTCGCACCACTCCCAACATCCATTACGGAACTTCCTGAAACAAATGGTGAAGCTTCAGTAGCAGCTACACAAGCTTCAACTTCgtctgctgctgctgctgcgGCTAGATTAGCAGCTAACTCACATGCCCACTCGAACGTTTTCGCacctgaaaagaaaagaagacATAGAGATGGTTATGCTGAAGGGGATTATACTTTGTATCACACTGCAACGGCATCAGATTTCATAAAAGGGGTAGATCCAGTATTACTGTTAGGTGGTATGAACAGGATTACATTCGATTCAGACGAAGAGAAACA ATGGCTCAAATCTCGTCATACAACATCCGATGTAGTAGCAAATTGTAGTGATCTCAAAGTActtggtaaaggtgatttcaAGGCTTTGATGAAATGGAGATTAGCAATCCGTTTAGAGATCGGTCTAGATGTTAAGGCAGATCCTACAGCAGATGCTACAGAAGAAGTCGTTGTTGAACCtatagatgaggaagagCAAATAACAGAagat TTGAAAAAACTTcaagaagctaaatctgctaaaaCGAAAAGAGAACGTAAAAGGGCTAATGagaaaaaagctaaagatttacTTAAATTACAATTGAACATGACTGCACctgaagatttagatcatAATGATTTAGcattaaaaggtgaagaagaaatctttgatttagaagaaggtgaattagaagctaAAAGACAAGgaaaatcaaccaaaaaatCATTAGGAGATATTGTGAAAGATGCTGATGGAATGGACTTATCTGAATCggaatcagaatcagaaggtaatgatgaagatgatgaaattttGGActctgatgaagaaagagaaaggaaaacagCAATgttagaaggtgaattagatggaTTATATGAAACATATAAAGAAAGGATGCAAGAAAGAGATACAAAATGGAAAGttaaaaatgaaagaaataaagataaaaatttTGATGCATGGCATGGtataaaagaaaataaagattcagatgatgaaggaggagagaaaggagaagatgatgaatctgatgtagaaagtgaagaaggtggttggGATTTagttcaaggtaaaaaagctataGATGTTGATTCcgattctgattctgattcagatgaagatgaaactgaacaagttgaaaaagctataaaaCCCAAGAAGGTTAAGAAGAGTGCGGATTTCGATGGATTAACTTCTCAAGCTAAACCCAGAAAAAACACAGCTTTAGTGACTTCGTTGCAGGAAACTGAGAAACGAGCACAAATGAGTAGACAAGCTCAATTATGGTTTGATCAATCTGTTTTCAAGGGTATGCCTGATTTAGCCGCTCTGGATGgagatgacgaagatgaagaggacGAGGAGGATGAAAGCGAAGAGGATGTGGAGGACGGAGACGAGGAGGATGAGGACGTTGAAATGGAGtccgaagatgaaggtagTTCTACCTTACAGGATGAGCAG gatgatgacgatgactTTGAGATTGTTGCTCGAGATGAGGAAGACGACGGTACAGGATGGGAtgttgatgacgaagatcaagatgaggtcaaaaagaagataatcaaag ataaagGATTACTTACAGCTGAAGCAGTAACATTAGCAACACAATTAGTTAACCGAAAAATAACAGCATCACAATTAATTGATCAAGGATTTaataaattatcatcatttaataaagatggattaCCTACATGgtttttagatgatgaatcaaaataTTATAAACCAAATATACCAATAACgaaagaagctgttgaagcATTAAAAGCAAGACAACGTGCATTAGATGCTAGACCAATTAAAAAAATTGCAGAAGCTaaacaaagaaagaaattcaaaGCTGTAcaaagaatggaaaaagctaaaaagaaagctgatgatgttaTGacttcagaagaattaggtgatgcAGAAAAAGCAAGACAAGTTAGAAGAATGTTATCAAAAGCTGCAAGAGGTAAACAAAAAGCTGCAGATAAAAAAATCGTTGTTGCAAGAGGTGTAAATAGAGGTGTAAAAGGTAGACCAACAGGTGTTAAAGGAAAATATAAGATTGTTGATCCAAGAATGAGAAAAGAG GTACGAGCACTGAAACGAATCAAGAAAGCCAACAAGAAGCGATAG